One genomic region from Roseofilum reptotaenium CS-1145 encodes:
- a CDS encoding LysE family translocator gives MELSVILKGLIIGLSIAAPVGPIGILCIRRTLSQGRIAGLVSGLGAATADGFYGCIAGFGLTFISNLFIEHQITLRLIGGFFLCYLGIQTFRSSPSKEEAKIDGKNLWRAYISTLFLTLTNPLTILSFAAIFAGFGAGNTNGHYGLALILVLSVFSGSALWWFVLVTGIGFMNNKITPHRLRWINRISGVILSGFGLIALWSIRFSSGG, from the coding sequence ATGGAACTTTCAGTCATTCTCAAAGGATTAATCATCGGTTTATCCATAGCCGCACCCGTTGGCCCCATTGGCATTTTATGCATCCGTCGCACCTTAAGCCAAGGCAGAATCGCCGGATTAGTCTCCGGTTTAGGCGCAGCCACTGCCGATGGTTTCTACGGCTGTATTGCCGGATTTGGATTAACTTTCATCTCCAATCTTTTCATCGAACATCAAATCACATTACGCCTCATTGGTGGATTTTTTCTCTGTTATTTAGGCATCCAAACCTTTCGCTCATCTCCCAGTAAAGAAGAAGCTAAAATTGACGGCAAAAACCTATGGCGGGCCTATATTTCCACCCTCTTTCTAACCTTAACCAATCCCTTAACTATTCTCTCCTTTGCTGCTATCTTTGCCGGATTCGGAGCTGGAAATACTAACGGACACTATGGGTTAGCTCTTATCCTCGTCCTAAGTGTATTTTCTGGGTCAGCCCTATGGTGGTTCGTCCTCGTTACCGGCATTGGCTTCATGAACAATAAAATTACCCCTCATCGCTTGCGCTGGATTAACCGTATTTCTGGAGTCATTTTATCCGGATTTGGCTTAATTGCTCTCTGGAGTATCAGATTCTCATCAGGGGGATAA